The Bacillota bacterium genome contains the following window.
ACAACCTCCACACCGAACCTGGTGAGGCCGCCTCGTGTGCGCTCCTCATAGCATCCGTCAGCGATCTGGTTGCGATTGCTCCATGTGAGAGTCATAAGTCTTACGCCCAGCCTATAGAATATCCTGAGCAGTTCAATGCTGCCCTCTAGGACCTCGCCGCCTTCGATGGAGAGGAACCCGGCGATCTTGCCCCGCTCTTTCGCGCACGCCACGTCTTGAGCTCTCGTCGCGGGAGCGAGGAGGCTTCCTTCCGTCTCGGCCTCCTGGTAGAAGGCGTCCACGTATCGCATGGCGCGTGTTGCGGAAGCACCTGGCAGGAATTCCTCCGGGACGTATATGGCGAATACCTGTGCGGACATGCCGGCCTCAGCCATCCTGGGGAGATCCAGGTGCCCGCCACGGCCGGTCTCCCCCAGCTTGCGACGCCCGCTCACCACATCCATCAAGGTGTCGCAGTGGGCATCCATCATGAACATGAAGGTCGACCCCCTTGCTTGCCACAGTCGTCCACTTGAGTATACCACTCCTCCAGCTCCCTGTATTGCGCAAAGTCACCCTTAAGTGGTAGGATGAACTGGAGGCTCAGGTGGAGCACTCGCTCTGTAATGTGTGCGGGAGGGTGACCATCATGCCAGGAGTGAGAATCGTTACTGACTCCACTGCTGACTTGGGCACAGAGCTTGCGCGGCGGTACAATGTGCCCGTAATACCGTTTTACACCATCTTTGAGTCCGAGAGCTATCGTGACGGGATAGATATCACTGCAGACCGTCTTTTCGAAATGGTAAGGGAAAAAGGCTGCCTGCCTACCACTTCCGCTCCTAGCCCGGGCGTCTATATGTCCGCGTTCCAGGAGGTTCTCCAGGAGTCGGACGAACTCATCTACATCGGCATCTCCAGCAAGTTCTCAGCTGGTGTCCAGAATGCGAGGATGGCAGCTGACATGCTCCCTCCGGGACGTGTCCGTATCATCGATTCGGAGAACTTGTCCACCGGCATCGGGATCTTGGTCATATTCGCGTGCGACCTTGCGGCTAAGGGCGCCACCGCGGACGAGATCGTCACGGCCGTTTCGGATGCTCGACCCAAGGTGCGCACTTCCTTCATCATAGACACCCTGGACTACCTCCGCATGGGCGGCAGGTGCTCGGGGGTGCAGGCCTTGGCCAGTTCACTTCTTCACCTAAGGCCCGTAATCTCGGTGGTTGACGGAGGTATGGTGGTTTCCGCAAAGGTCCGCGGATCGAGAAAGAGAGCCCTTGACCACCTGGTATCAGAGTTCCAGGCGAATGTGCCCAGCTTTGTCCCAGATCGCGTGTTCGTCACCCAGACTGGGTGCCCCGAGGATGCGCTGCACCTCGTTGACAGCATCAAGAAGGTCGCGCCGGACACTCGGGAGATCCTCTCAACCAAAGCCGGGAGCGTCATCTCCAGCCACTGCGGGCCGGGAACCATCGGGATCATATACATGACGAAGTAACTGGAATCTCGAGTATTCCATGACTCCATGGTGTTCAGTCGCCCGCCCTGCCGAGGTGGGCTCCGACACATTGCCAGCGATCTCCCCCGCCGCAAAAGACCGGCCCCAGGCCTACATGTTGTTGGCCCGGGGCCTTGCTTACTTCGGTTCCTCAAGTCTTTCACAGGACTGGGGCTCAACCACCTCGGCCTTCGGTGCACTGGGACGTTGTCAGCGCTGGACCCGCCCTGAGGTGTCTCCCTTCGCGAGTGCCTCTACTTCGTCCACGGTCACCAAGTTGAAATCTCCGAAGATGGAGTGTTTGATGCATGACGCCGCCACAGCGAACTCCAAAGCGTCGCGTGATGACTTCCCGCTCAGGATGCCATGAATCAACCCTGCCGCGAAGGCATCCCCGCCGCCCACGCGGTCCACGATGTGGACGGGGTATTTCTTGGAGAACAGATGCTCTGAGCCATCGAAGAGCATGCCTGACCATATGTTGTCGAATGCCGATATGCTTTCCCGGAGAGTAATTGCCACCTTGTCAAAGCCGAACATCTCCACCAGTTTGGCGGCCACGTCACGATAGGCGGCCGAGTCGATCTCCCCTCGGGTCACGTCCGTCCTCTCAGCACGGATTCCAAAAACCTTGTCTGCGTCCTCCTCGTTTGCCACGACTACGTCCACATACTTCATGAGACCCGTCATGACCTCACGGGCCTTCTCAGGCGTCCACAAGTTCTTCCTGTAGTTTAGGTCCGCGCTGACTGTGAGCCCCATCTCCTTCGCGGTCCGGGCGGCCTCCAGGGTTGCCGCGGCGGCCCTGTCTCCCAGGGCTGGAGTGATGCCGGTGAAATGGAACCAATCGGCACCTTCGAACACCCGGCCCCAGTCGATCTCACCCTGGCTGATCTCCGAGATCGAGGAGTTCGCCCTGTCGTAGATGACTTTGGAGGGCCGTTGTGACGCACCCATCTCAAGGAAGTAGATGCCGAGCCTGGAGCCACCACGGACTATGTAGTCCGTCCGAACCCCGAACCGTCGGAGGTGGTTCACAGCCGACTGTCCTATCTCGTGCCGCGGAACCCTAGTGACGAAATAGGAGTCGAGACCGAACCCGGCGAGGGAGACAGCCACGTTTGCCTCTCCTCCGCCGTAGACCACATCGAATGAGCCGGCTTGCACAAAACGCTGGTATCCTGGGGGAGACAGTCTCAACATGATCTCCCCGAACGTGACTACCTTCTTCGCCAACCTTACCTCCTCCAATCATCCTCAGTGATGGTGAAGCTCTCCGGCAACTTCTCCTTTAGAGTGTCGCGTTCCGACGTGCCAGCCGCGAGAGCGTACAGGAAGGTGGCCCCACTCGGGTCGAGCGCAATTGGTTTGGCATGCCAGATACTTGGGAACACGACTGCCGCCTGTCCTCGGTCTAGTTCGAAGAAGCACAGGCCCTGTCTTGAACAGGCAGGGGCGACCGGTACGGCCATCCGTCCGACAAGGGCTACAAACAGCTGGGGAGACTCCTTGTGGACTTCGAGTGCTGTGTATTCCCTAGAGGGAGCATACTCAAGCACGGCGGTTTTCACATCGGATTTCGGGACACCGTATCTGGATGCAAACACTTCCGCCGCCCACAACGCCGCGGTTCCCTCGCTGTCAAGTGCGCCAGCAGGAATCTCGACAGGTTCTCCGTATCCCCGGAACTCCGGGGACGTGATCTGCCCTACTGCCATTTCTCCCGGGTTCAATAGAACTCGCCTCCTCGTGCTCGTCTGCGGTTACGCCCGTGCCCGCGCCACCTCGTCGATGAACTTGCGAGCGTGAGCTGCAAGATCGTCCCACCTCTTCTCGGCTATCATCTTCTTGTCGGTGAGCGCAGTCCCGACTCCGAGGAAACTCGCACCGGCCTTGATGAACGCTCCCGCAGTAGAAAGGTCTACTCCGCCAGTGGGCGTGAGCAGGATCTGAGGAAACGGACCTTTCATATCCTTGAAGAACTCCGGCCCCAGTTTCGTTGCGGGGAACACTTTGACAACATCTGCTCCGGCCTCCCAGGCGGCCAGGATCTCGGTGGGAGTGAAACCACCCGGGATCACGATCTTGGAATAGCGCTTCGCCATGGAGATGATCTCCTGCTTGAAAACGGGTGAGACCACGAACTCCGCTCCGGCCAGGATTGCCATGCGTGCAGTCTCAGCGTCGAGGACTGTGCCGACTCCCACCACCACCTTGCTGCCGAGTTCCCGTGAGACGTCCTTGATGACGTCAATCGCATTTGGAGTAGTCATGGTTATCTCGATGGCCCGGACGCCTCCTGCCTCTATGGCCCGGACGACGTCAAGCAGCTCACCTGAGCTCTGAGCACGGATCACCGCGACCACGCCGGTCTCCACGAGCACCTCAAGGTTGCGTTCTTTCTGAGTCAACGCCATTCTATCTCCCCCCATAGATGAGATTGGTATCCATGGTTGTGAAACCAGGTTGCGCTATACGATACATTTCTCCGCCCCTACGCAGAATCCTTCAACAGAAGAGGTTCGTGTTCGAAGGACTAGCCCTCCCTGCGACGAATACTTGAAACATCAACCCACGCTGCGCACCAAATCGGCGGTGCGCTGGATCAGGAGGAGAACGTGATGGGCTTTCCCCTCCGGGCCGGAGTGCTAGTCATAGGAAGCGGCGGGGCGGCGCTCCGCGCGGCCATTGCTGCCTGGGAGTCCGCGCCCAGCCTTAGGGTGGTGCTGGCCACCCGCGGTGTACTGGGCGGGAGTGGAGTGACCGCCAAAGCGTGTTCCGACCGGATGGCATTCCACGTCACGCTGCCCACAACACCCCCGGGTGGGCCTGATAACTGGATCTACCATGCTCAAGACATCTTCAATATCGGGGGGCAGGTGTCAGACGAGCCCCTCGCTGAGATCCTGGCCCGGGGCTCCGCCGAGGCGTTCCGATACTTGGACTCATTAGGTGTCCCTTTCGCAAAACGACCCGACGGAACCCCGTTACAGTTTGTGACAGACGGCTCCGAATACCCGCGCGCTTGTTACACCGGCCCGTACACGGCAGTCGACATTGAACAGGCGCTCGTACGGCGCGTCAAGGAACTGCCCATTGGGGTCGTGGAAGGGCTAGTCGCTGTGTCCCTCATTACCAGGGACGGCAGGGTGTGCGGCGCCACCTTCATGCGGGAGAACCCCGTGGCTTATCATGGCGATGTCAGACTAGGTGCTGACGGCACGCCTGTCGTCATACTCGCCGGGGCAGTCGTGCTCGGGACAGGCGGTCCCGGACAGGTCTTCGAGACCAACCTGTTCCCTGAGGAGTGCACCGGCTCCGGAACCGGGATCGCCATCCGCGCCGGAGCGGAATTGGTCAACATGGAATTCATACAGATCGGCCTCTCATCCGTTTCCACCAAGCTTGCATGTTCCGGTAGTATTATGAGGTGCATTCCCAGGGTTGTGAATGAAGAGGACCACGAGTTCCTGCTCGCAAGCTTCCCCGGGGAGGACCCGGCTGAGATCTATGCGCTTCTTTTCAACAAGGGCGCAACCTGGCCCGTCTCCGCCGAGCACCGCACGTGCCTCATAGACGTTGCGGTCCACCGCGAGATCGAGCGAGGGCACAGGGTTTATCTTGACCTGTCCCGAAATCCCGAAGGGTTCGACATGTCCGCACTGCCTTCGAATGTTATGGAGAGGTACAGGAGCGAGATCAAACAGGAAGTCCCCGCTGAAGTCAGGGCGGCCTCGCCAATAAACCGTCTGCGGGAGATAAACCCGCCGGTGGTCCAGTGGTTCCTCGAGCGCGGGATCGACCTGGTCCGCGGGGACAGGATTGAGATCGCCCCGAGCATCCAGCATTTCCAGGGCGGAGTCAAGATCGGGCCCAGGGCCGAGACAACTGTTCCGGGTTTGTTCGCCGCAGGTGAAGTGGCCGGCGGGCAACACGGGGCAAATCGCCCAGGCGGCAACGCCCTCATGGACTGCCAGGTCTTCGGGAGAATTGCGGGCCTGGAAGCCGCAAGAGAGGCACTTGCCGTCATGAGAGGTTGTGAGGAAGCGTCGGCTCCCGGGGACACGGCAGCAGGCGGAGACCTGCTCCCAATGGGTAACGGCCTTCTTCCGTTACCCAATGGCAATCTTCCTGCCACCGAGGCGCGAGCCAGGCTCCGGCGGACCATGGCGATGTCGTGCGGAGTAGTGCGGACCCAAAGTGGGTTGAAGCAGGCGGCCAGGGAACTCGCAGCCATCCGCGAAGCTGGTGTAGGTGTCGACGGGCATGGACCTCTCTACGCCGTTGAGACCGACCTCATGCTTGACGTGGCAGCCGCCATCGTCTCCTCGGCGTCTGAGCGTGACGAGAGTCGTGGGCCCCACCTCATGTTCGAGCGGCCCGATTCTCCTCTGCCCATGCCAAGGGACGACAGTAGGTGGCGGAAGTACATTGTGGTCAGCCGAAATGGCCTCGAAGTGCGAAAGCCTGTGAGGTCCAACTGCGAAGACGAATAGGTGGTGTAACTGTATGGTCACAGCGCGAGCGATGGTCCTTGAAGCCTTCAGGAACCCCCTCGTGATGCGGGAGTTCGGGGTGGGCACGATTCCCGACGGGCATGTGCTTGTGAGGCTCTCTGCCGCAGGTGTCTGCGGATCCGACCTCCACATGTATCAGGGGAAAGACCCCAGGACCCCCCTACCCATCATCCTGGGCCACGAAGGGGTTGGGCACGTTGAAGCGGTAGGAGGGCGCGTGACCGATGTAGACGGTCATGAGCTTGCCCCCGGTGACCCCATCATCTGGGATCGAGGGATCATGTGCGGGGCGTGCAGGATGTGCGTGATAGAGCGTCGCCCGGCCCTCTGCGCGAGCAGGCGTGCCTACGGCATCCATATCGGAGCAGCCGAGCCGCCCCACCTCAACGGGTGCTATGCCACACACCTGATGCTGAGACCAGGGACGAGAATCCTTTCACTGCGCTCTCGCGACGCTCAGCAAATCGACCCCGCGATTCTGGTGGCGGCATCCTGCTCAGGTGCCACAGCAGCGCACGCCGCAGAGCTTGCGGATATCCGCGTCGGCGATTCTGTGGTCATCTACGGACCCGGTCCACTGGGCGCGTTTCTGGTGGCTTTCTCAAGGGCACGCGGGGCGTCACGGGTGATCGTGGTCGGCGGAACCGGCCTCAGGCTTGAGATCTGCCAGATGCTTGGGGCCACCCACACCATCAACAGGAACGAGACCAGTCCGGATGAGCGGCGAGAGATGATAATGGACGCAACCGGAGGCCGGGGGGCTAGAACGGTGTTCGATGCCGCTGGGAGCCATGATGTGGTTCGCGAGGCCATCGACATCGTTTCCACTGGGGGTAGTGTGAGCCTGCCGGGGTTCGCGGTGCCTTCAGGCACAATGCCGGTTGACATTTTCGGGCTGACCAGGCGTACTATCTCCCTGCAGGGAGTCTGGGTGAGCGACGCACGTCACCTCGATGAGGCCTTCAGCTTGGTGATGGCGAACCAGGAGGCCTTCGCGAAGATGGTCACCCACCGGTTCCCGCTCGATCGGGCAAACGAGGCCTTAGCGGCGGTCCGAGACCGGGAGGCAGTAAAGGCGGTACTGATCCCCTAGGGCCTGAGCCCCCGTTTTCTCACCCTGATCCCCGCGGAACTCATGGCGAGGACGCCCAGGATGATGAGGCCGTAGATGACCCGGCGCACCGGCTCGCTCACGTTCAGGATCGTCAGTAGCCCGGAGAGAACCGTGAGCACGAGCACACTTGCGAAAGTGCCAGGGTACCCTCCGACGCCTCCACTGAACGGAGTACCTCCCATGACCACTGACGCCATGGACCTGAGGCGGTAATCCTCCCCCCAGTCCAGGGTACCGGTGCCGATGTAGCCGGTGACGACCAAGCCAGAGATGGCTGCCGTGATGCTGCTCAGGATGTAGACGGCGATGATCACACGATCGACGTTGACACCGGAGAGTCCGGCGACCCTCTTGTTGGCGCCGACTGCATAGATCTTGCGCCCGAAGACCGTCTTTCTGAGAACGATGGTGATTCCGATGGACAGGAGGATCCAAAGGAGGAACGAGACCGGAACAATCCCAATCTTCCCGTTCCCGATGAACCTCAGGTAAGGAGATGCTCCGCCGGAAGGCGCCCCACGTGTGTACACAAGTGCTGCGCCCTCAGCGATGATTCCTGTTCCCAGAGTCATCACAAAGGCCGGTATGCCGAGTTTCGTTATGCCCACGGCGTTGAGAAGCCCACACCCACCCGCAACCATTAGTACCCAGAATATGGCGCGGAGGTTGTTTGCATCCGCCCCCTTGAGAAGTGCAGCGGCGACCACGTTTGACAGGATTGCGACAGATCCCACCGAGAGGTCAACGCCTCCGGTCAGTATGGCCATGGTCTGGCCGATGGCGATGATGCCCAGTGGGACGGCCTGTTTGAGCAGGTTGAGCGCATTCGCCGGCGTGAGGAACCTGGGGCTCACAATCCCTGACACGAGGAAGAGGACCACTGATGCCATAGCCAAGTAGCCCGCGATCCCAAGCCTGATTCTGGAACTCCTGCGTTCAGCAACCGCTGTCATTTCATCTCGAGCCATTTCCGTCTCAACGCCCCTCCCGCAACCGCGATCACCAGCAGTACTCCTTTGAGCAGGTACTGGTAGTAGGTGGACACCCCCAGGTGGTTGAAGACGTTCCCCAGGACCACGATGAGACATGCCCCGGCAACCGATCCCCAAACCTCCCCGACCCCGCTCGCAAACGTCGCCCCTCCGGCTATGACTGCAGTCATCGAATCAAGGCTGAAAGGAACGCCAGATGCCGCATCGCCGGACGCGAACCTTGCCGCCAGGAACAGCCCAGAGACGGCCGCGAGCAGTCCGGCAATGGCGTGTGCCGCCACCTTTGTCCTCTCGACCCCGATCCCGGCCCGGAACGCGGTCTCGGGATCGGCTCCAACTGCCCGAATATGGACGCCCAGGCGCGAGCGGTTGAGGACCCACCAAGACCCGACTGCGATCAGGGCGGCCCCGACGACGGGGATGGATACCCCCCGGATCTCTCCCGTCACCGCCTGCATGAACCTGTAAGGGATGGACCCTCCCGGGTAGGGCAGCACCGCAAGCGCTAGCCCCATGAGTGCGCCGTTGGTTGCCAAGGTGATCACCATGGCCTCCACTCGAACCCGGTAAACCAGAACTCCGTTGACTGCCCCGATGACTGCCCCCAGTAGGAGTATTAGGAGGCTCCAGCCCAGCATGCTGCCGCCCGAGTCTACCATGAACCTCGCGGCGATTACCGTCGCTAAGCTTATGACCCCGCCGACCGCCAGGTCCACATCGCCCGCGAGAATCGCGAACGTCTGTGCACAGGCGACGATGACTAATGCCACCGCCTGAACGAGCAGGTTTCTGAAGTTGTATGCTGTCCGGAAAGTTGGGGACAGGATTGAGGATACAACGAAGATCACTGCGAGGATAACGTAGATGGGCATGGCGGGATTCGAGGTGATCCCTCCGCTGATCCATCTCCGATGCACAATCGCAGGGGGCGCCGCCAGTCCTCTGTTCATCCCGTTCACCTACACGCTTCTGCTTCGGTCTCTGCAGTGATACCCCATTGCGCCGCCATGATTGTCTCCCGATCTGCGGTCTCAGCGTCGAACTCCCGCACTACCCTGCCGTCGTGCATTACGATGATCCTGTCGCAGATACGCATCACTTCCAGCATATCGCTGGAAACCATGAGAACGCCGCCTCCCGCGTCAGTGATCAGGCGCATCAGCTGGTAGATCTCTTCCTTGGCCCCGACATCTATGCCCCGGGTGGGCTCGGAGAAAAGGAGCACTGACGGTTCGGCTGCAAGCCATTTCGCGACTACTACCTTCTGCTGGTTGCCACCTGACAGGTTGTTGGCGAGATGACCAGGGGACGGTGGGTTTATCCGGAGTTCGCCGATGAGTCTCGACACCAGTTGCTGTTCCCGGGCGGAATCCACAAACCCGAAGGACTGCCGGGCGTCCACAGTCGGAAGGCAGATGTTGTTGGCAAGGTTCAACCTGAGGCAGACACCCTCGAGCTTCCTCTCTTCTGGGACGAAAGCGATCCGGGACCTCATGGCATCCCTCGGGTTCCGCAGTCTTACCTCCCGGCCGTTGACACGAACAGTCCCGTGGTCGAGCTTCATGGCCCCAAACAGCGCCCGAAGGACCTCGCGCTGACCCTGCCCCTCCAATCCGACGAGCCCGACGATCTCATTACGGTGCACCTTAAAGGATACGTTCGAGAACCAGGAACCCGCGCACAGCCCCGAGACTTCCAAAAGAACTTCGCGTGAGACTGGCACTTTGCCCGGAAGACGCGCGAGGGAGACGGCCTTACCGGTCATCATCTTGACGAGCAAATCCCGGTCGAGGTCCTGACAGGACCTCCGCCTGCCACCGTGCCATCCCTGAGCACCGTTATCTCATCGCAGATGGCGAAGATCTCCTCAAGTCTGTGCGAGATGAAGATGACCGTCTGTCCCTCGGAAACGAGCCTGCGTATGAGTGTGAAAAGGCTTTCGACCTCATGCCCGTTGAGCGCGGCCGTGGGTTCATCCATCACTATGACGCTTGCCTCCACTGACAGTGCCTTGGCGATCTCCACGAGCTGCTTCTGCGCCAGGCTCAGCCTTCCCACGGGCGTACCCGGGTCGACATCCACCCCCACTAGTGAAAGAAGCTTTTTCGCGCGCCCATGCGACGCCGTCCGGTCGATCGTCCCGAACCTTTTGACCACCTCGTGCCCGAGAAGGATGTTCTGGGCAACCGTGAGTGCGGGGATCAAATTGAGTTCCTGATGAATGGTGGAGATTCCAAGTTTTGCGGCTTGCGCCGGGCTCCCCACGACAACCTGCCGGCCTTTCAGGATGATCTTCCCTGAATCCGGAGGGATGACTCCTCCCAGGATCTTGATGAGAGTGGATTTCCCTGCGCCGTTCTCGCCGACGAGACCATGCACGGTTCCTGGTCTACACCGGAAATCCACCCCTCGGAGAGCATAGACACCTGGGAACGATTTTTCTATTTGGACCATCTCAAGAACGTATGGGTTCCCAACCACTGGACTCAGCCTCGCAAGAGGCGACTTGGAGGACCCGGGTAGACCGGGTCCCCCAGGCGGCCTCATAGATGTGCTGTGTTTACTAGCGGGTTACTTCTTCCCCCAGAGCTTGGTGATGATCTCCTCAGGAAGAGTGCAGTGGACCCAGAACTCATCCGACAGGTCAAACCTGGCCAGTTTGTCCACATTGCTGTTGTCGACTATGGCGAGTGGGGAGTAGACGATGTTCTCAGTCGGCTTGCCCTGCAAGATGTTGAGCGCGATGTCGAGCGCGACTAGAACGTCGCCGGGGATCGCCGTGGCGCTGTAAGACTTGAAGCCCTTCGGCTTTGCCTGCGCCCACATCTTCACGAATCCGTTGGACGCTGTCCCCGTCACGGGGATTACTCGTCCGCTCGCCAGAACAACCTCGAGGGCACCCTGGGCGGAGCCGCCACCGTCAGTCCAGATCCCAGCGACGTCCGGGTGAGCAGCGAGGAGGTTCTCTGCAGTCTGCTTGGCCTTGTCATAAGCCCAGTTGACCCAGTTCGGCCCTATGACCTGAATTCCAGGTGCCTTCTTGAACTCACGCGAAGCGCCCTCCCACCTCTGGACCGCCGCCGGAGCACCGGCCACACCGCCCAGGGCGAAGACCTTGCCCTTCCCGCCGAGCTCTTGCACGAGCCACCTGGCCATGGAGGCACCCAGTTCCTGCTGGTCCGCTATGACTTTGACTGTGGTAACAGGAGTGTCGACGATGTTGTCAAAGGCGATGACGGGGATGCCCGCTCTCACAGCCTTCTCAACCGCGGGCGACAAGGCCGACGGGCTTTGTGCCGTGATCAGGATCGCATCAACCTTCTTCGCGATGAGGTCCTCCATGTCCGCGATCTGCTTCTGGATCTGCCCACCTGCATCGGTGATCTCTACCTTGGAGATCAACGGAGAACTAGCCGCCGCAGCCTTGAACTCCTCAACCATGGCGACTCGCCAGGCATTCACCACCGACATGTTGCAGAGTGCGATCACGTAGGGCGGCGCCTTCTTGAACTTGGCGACGTCCACGGGCGCTCCGGCTGCAACGCCGAAGGCCGATGCCACCACGACGGCCACGACCACCAAAGCAACCACACGGCCTGGCTTCACTCTGAACATCTGCCGAAATCCTCCTCCCGGGGTCTAGTCTTCCGGAACCGGGTTGCGCCTTGTGGAACTCAGTTTCCGGGTGTGTGTAGATATTCTACCAATGAGCCCGGATTCCTTCACCATGGGTGGGTCTCTTGACCAGCCTATCCACCGGCAATAGGACTGGTCAGTGCAAGCAGGGATAGGACAAGATGCGCAGAAACTATCGAAATGGCACTTTGTTGCACTTCGCGGACTCTCGTTCTGCAGCGTGCCCGAAAGGTGGGTATGCCGTCAGCTACCCCACGGCTAAAGCCGGGGGCTTGCGGTAAGCAGGCCTGGAGCTGATCAGCCTCAGCTCATCGGCCGTAAGGCCATCGGGCTGCGTTATTCAGGTCATGATACCCTGGGATGCGTGCCAGTTCCAGGCCCTGTCGCCCGGCACCAAACAGGCATACCGGCCGGATAGCCGTCCGGCATAGGCCGAGCTTCAAGTTGAACGGCTTGGACGTGCATCCAAAGTACCTGCGGCTGCTTCAAAAAACCAATGGATACGAATATGCCCAAATAGGGGGAAGCGCGGCGTCTCCGCTCCACGCCTGAAGGCAGGGGCTCCCGACGCCGCGTAGTTTGGTGGAGGTGGACCGAATTGAGTGCATGGAACCTCACCGTGATCGGGGCGACCGTCGCAACTGCGGTCGCGCTCGGGCTGTACGGGTCGGTTCCTGGACAATCAGGTCGTATCCGGACGGCGAGGGTCAGAGGAGCCCGCGGGGCGTTCCTGGTGTCCTTCGCCTTTCTTGCGTTGGCCTCTGCGGCTCTGGTGGCCGCGCTCCTCAGGCATGACTTCAGCCTGACCTACGTGTACTCCTATTCATCCCGTGACCTGCCCACAGTCTACTTGATATCCGCGTTCTGGGCGGGCCAGGAAGGGACATTCCTGCTATGGGCGCTTTTCGGCGCGGCGGTAGGCACGATCCTCATGTTCACGTCCAGAGACCACGAGCCTTCCGTGATGTCATTCTTCAGCGCTGTTCAAATAGCGCTGCTGGTCTTCCTGCTCAAGGCCAGCCCGTTCCAACTGATGCGGGTGGTCCGAACTGACGGCGCGGGTCTCAACCCGCTCCTGCAGAACCCCTGGATGGCGATTCACCCACCCATAGTATTCGTGGGGTACGCGCTGAGCGCGGCGCCGTTCGCATGGGCCATGTCCGCTCTGTGGAATGACGACTACACAACCTGGGTTCGCCCGGGTCTCGCATGGACCCTGGGGGCCTGGCTTTTCCTGGGGGCAGGAATCCTGATCGG
Protein-coding sequences here:
- a CDS encoding sugar kinase, coding for MAKKVVTFGEIMLRLSPPGYQRFVQAGSFDVVYGGGEANVAVSLAGFGLDSYFVTRVPRHEIGQSAVNHLRRFGVRTDYIVRGGSRLGIYFLEMGASQRPSKVIYDRANSSISEISQGEIDWGRVFEGADWFHFTGITPALGDRAAAATLEAARTAKEMGLTVSADLNYRKNLWTPEKAREVMTGLMKYVDVVVANEEDADKVFGIRAERTDVTRGEIDSAAYRDVAAKLVEMFGFDKVAITLRESISAFDNIWSGMLFDGSEHLFSKKYPVHIVDRVGGGDAFAAGLIHGILSGKSSRDALEFAVAASCIKHSIFGDFNLVTVDEVEALAKGDTSGRVQR
- a CDS encoding zinc-binding dehydrogenase; amino-acid sequence: MVTARAMVLEAFRNPLVMREFGVGTIPDGHVLVRLSAAGVCGSDLHMYQGKDPRTPLPIILGHEGVGHVEAVGGRVTDVDGHELAPGDPIIWDRGIMCGACRMCVIERRPALCASRRAYGIHIGAAEPPHLNGCYATHLMLRPGTRILSLRSRDAQQIDPAILVAASCSGATAAHAAELADIRVGDSVVIYGPGPLGAFLVAFSRARGASRVIVVGGTGLRLEICQMLGATHTINRNETSPDERREMIMDATGGRGARTVFDAAGSHDVVREAIDIVSTGGSVSLPGFAVPSGTMPVDIFGLTRRTISLQGVWVSDARHLDEAFSLVMANQEAFAKMVTHRFPLDRANEALAAVRDREAVKAVLIP
- a CDS encoding DegV family protein gives rise to the protein MPGVRIVTDSTADLGTELARRYNVPVIPFYTIFESESYRDGIDITADRLFEMVREKGCLPTTSAPSPGVYMSAFQEVLQESDELIYIGISSKFSAGVQNARMAADMLPPGRVRIIDSENLSTGIGILVIFACDLAAKGATADEIVTAVSDARPKVRTSFIIDTLDYLRMGGRCSGVQALASSLLHLRPVISVVDGGMVVSAKVRGSRKRALDHLVSEFQANVPSFVPDRVFVTQTGCPEDALHLVDSIKKVAPDTREILSTKAGSVISSHCGPGTIGIIYMTK
- a CDS encoding ABC transporter permease; this translates as MARDEMTAVAERRSSRIRLGIAGYLAMASVVLFLVSGIVSPRFLTPANALNLLKQAVPLGIIAIGQTMAILTGGVDLSVGSVAILSNVVAAALLKGADANNLRAIFWVLMVAGGCGLLNAVGITKLGIPAFVMTLGTGIIAEGAALVYTRGAPSGGASPYLRFIGNGKIGIVPVSFLLWILLSIGITIVLRKTVFGRKIYAVGANKRVAGLSGVNVDRVIIAVYILSSITAAISGLVVTGYIGTGTLDWGEDYRLRSMASVVMGGTPFSGGVGGYPGTFASVLVLTVLSGLLTILNVSEPVRRVIYGLIILGVLAMSSAGIRVRKRGLRP
- the eda gene encoding bifunctional 4-hydroxy-2-oxoglutarate aldolase/2-dehydro-3-deoxy-phosphogluconate aldolase, with product MALTQKERNLEVLVETGVVAVIRAQSSGELLDVVRAIEAGGVRAIEITMTTPNAIDVIKDVSRELGSKVVVGVGTVLDAETARMAILAGAEFVVSPVFKQEIISMAKRYSKIVIPGGFTPTEILAAWEAGADVVKVFPATKLGPEFFKDMKGPFPQILLTPTGGVDLSTAGAFIKAGASFLGVGTALTDKKMIAEKRWDDLAAHARKFIDEVARARA
- a CDS encoding FAD-binding protein; this encodes MGFPLRAGVLVIGSGGAALRAAIAAWESAPSLRVVLATRGVLGGSGVTAKACSDRMAFHVTLPTTPPGGPDNWIYHAQDIFNIGGQVSDEPLAEILARGSAEAFRYLDSLGVPFAKRPDGTPLQFVTDGSEYPRACYTGPYTAVDIEQALVRRVKELPIGVVEGLVAVSLITRDGRVCGATFMRENPVAYHGDVRLGADGTPVVILAGAVVLGTGGPGQVFETNLFPEECTGSGTGIAIRAGAELVNMEFIQIGLSSVSTKLACSGSIMRCIPRVVNEEDHEFLLASFPGEDPAEIYALLFNKGATWPVSAEHRTCLIDVAVHREIERGHRVYLDLSRNPEGFDMSALPSNVMERYRSEIKQEVPAEVRAASPINRLREINPPVVQWFLERGIDLVRGDRIEIAPSIQHFQGGVKIGPRAETTVPGLFAAGEVAGGQHGANRPGGNALMDCQVFGRIAGLEAAREALAVMRGCEEASAPGDTAAGGDLLPMGNGLLPLPNGNLPATEARARLRRTMAMSCGVVRTQSGLKQAARELAAIREAGVGVDGHGPLYAVETDLMLDVAAAIVSSASERDESRGPHLMFERPDSPLPMPRDDSRWRKYIVVSRNGLEVRKPVRSNCEDE
- a CDS encoding dipeptidase; its protein translation is MFMMDAHCDTLMDVVSGRRKLGETGRGGHLDLPRMAEAGMSAQVFAIYVPEEFLPGASATRAMRYVDAFYQEAETEGSLLAPATRAQDVACAKERGKIAGFLSIEGGEVLEGSIELLRIFYRLGVRLMTLTWSNRNQIADGCYEERTRGGLTRFGVEVVREMDRLGMVVDVSHLSEAGFWDVMEVSTRPVIASHSNSKVLWSHPRNLTDEQARAIAEKDGVIGVSFVGLFLGDGRRTIGGIADHIDHFANLVGPEHVGIGSDFDGMSDEYLPAGISSVLDFPAVAGELAHRGYSDEEISGIMGENLLRVVGSVIG